The following proteins come from a genomic window of Mariniflexile sp. TRM1-10:
- a CDS encoding alpha/beta hydrolase — protein sequence MTNTSLSLYHIVRKSSLTENAPLLIMMHGYGSDENDLFSFSSELPKELFIISVRAPYPMPPYGNAWYAINFDEVQGKWNDNEQAKQSRDLMANFIDEAIAEYPVNKNNVTLLGFSQGSILSYAVALTYPEKVKNIIALSGYVNKDILPEDINTRDYSNLDFYCSHGSVDQVIPVDWARQTSPFLNSLHIKNQYSEFPVGHGVAPQNFYEFKEWLGKRI from the coding sequence ATGACTAACACTTCACTTTCTTTATATCACATTGTTAGAAAATCTTCTTTAACCGAAAACGCTCCTTTGCTTATTATGATGCACGGTTATGGTAGCGATGAAAACGATTTATTTTCTTTTTCATCGGAATTGCCCAAAGAACTTTTTATTATTTCGGTACGTGCACCCTACCCTATGCCTCCTTATGGCAATGCCTGGTATGCCATTAATTTTGATGAAGTACAAGGCAAATGGAACGATAACGAGCAAGCAAAACAATCGCGCGACTTAATGGCGAACTTTATTGACGAAGCCATTGCCGAATACCCTGTAAACAAAAACAACGTCACGCTTTTAGGTTTTAGCCAAGGCAGTATTTTAAGTTATGCTGTGGCATTAACCTACCCCGAAAAGGTTAAAAATATCATTGCTTTAAGCGGTTATGTAAATAAAGATATTTTGCCTGAAGACATTAACACAAGAGATTATTCGAATCTTGATTTTTATTGTTCACACGGCAGTGTTGACCAAGTCATACCTGTAGATTGGGCGCGACAAACTTCACCTTTTTTAAATAGTTTACACATTAAAAACCAATATTCTGAGTTCCCTGTGGGACATGGTGTCGCACCCCAAAATTTTTATGAATTTAAGGAGTGGTTGGGTAAGCGGATTTAG
- a CDS encoding response regulator transcription factor has protein sequence MEEQKKKILLVEDDPNFGIVLKDYLMMNDYDVVHAKNGMEGFEKFKKDDFDLCILDVMMPYKDGFTLAKEIREKNTDVPIVFLTAKTMKEDVLKGYKVGADDYLNKPFDSEVLLMKIKAIMQRKATETISDSKQFEFKIGRFDLNSKLRFLKFDGGDPVKLSPKENELLRLLALHENDLMPRELALTKIWRDDNYFTSRSMDVYIAKLRKYLKLDDKVEILNIHGEGFRLVVN, from the coding sequence ATGGAAGAGCAAAAAAAGAAAATTTTATTAGTTGAAGACGATCCTAATTTTGGAATTGTTCTTAAAGATTATTTGATGATGAACGATTATGATGTTGTTCACGCAAAAAACGGAATGGAAGGTTTCGAGAAATTCAAAAAAGACGATTTCGATTTATGCATTCTAGACGTTATGATGCCTTATAAAGATGGTTTCACATTAGCTAAAGAAATACGTGAAAAAAATACCGATGTGCCTATTGTATTCTTAACCGCAAAAACGATGAAAGAAGATGTTTTAAAAGGGTATAAAGTAGGTGCTGATGATTATTTAAACAAACCCTTTGATAGCGAAGTGTTGTTAATGAAAATTAAGGCTATTATGCAACGTAAAGCCACTGAAACCATTTCGGACAGTAAACAGTTTGAATTTAAAATAGGTAGGTTCGATTTAAATTCTAAGCTACGGTTTTTAAAATTTGATGGAGGAGACCCTGTTAAACTATCGCCTAAAGAAAACGAATTATTGCGCCTATTAGCGTTACACGAAAACGATTTAATGCCACGTGAATTGGCACTTACCAAAATTTGGAGAGACGATAACTACTTTACCTCGCGTAGTATGGATGTGTATATTGCCAAACTACGTAAATATTTAAAACTTGACGATAAAGTAGAAATACTTAACATCCACGGCGAAGGGTTTAGATTGGTAGTAAACTAA
- a CDS encoding sensor histidine kinase, whose product MSKKIFILLILLMSLSLIGIIFVQAYYINGSVKNEKERFRFNVNKVLNYVSNTIEKREYSEYVYTLQGLISQGVEVDTSVIRNLYIIKEDFDSKETVVYRSGTLEENYKFNSSIFDIGLDTISVKRILNNRETKVYQNSGSSLDLDLSTSDKLLLLDKMSSTDEIVFEDIYKDLASRLPIHKRVTKEEIQKLLSEKLKEDGIDIDFEFAIYSNGLATRIRSDNFESYDESAFSVYMFYNENNQSSYKLLVSFPDDKKFILSSNMGMILLSVIFTSIIILAYGSALHQLVKQRKISEIKTDFINNMTHEFKTPIATINLALDAIRNPKVIDDKEKVLRYLTMIKDENKRMHAQVENVLRISKLEKNELNISKDRLNLHDLIEDAITHVELIVEDRQGYIKTFLDAPKASVLANESHFTNVIVNILDNAIKYSPEAPKIEVYTENIGNNILLKIKDHGSGMSKAAAKRVFEKFYREHTGNIHNVRGHGLGLAYVKRIVEDHQGHVSVESEKDKGSTFIIKLPIIS is encoded by the coding sequence ATGAGCAAAAAAATATTCATCCTATTAATCCTATTAATGAGTTTGTCTCTAATAGGTATTATTTTTGTTCAGGCTTATTATATCAACGGTTCTGTAAAAAATGAAAAGGAACGTTTTAGGTTTAATGTAAATAAAGTATTAAATTACGTTTCCAATACCATTGAAAAACGAGAGTACTCAGAATATGTATATACGCTTCAAGGTCTAATTTCCCAAGGTGTTGAAGTTGATACCTCGGTAATTAGAAATTTATATATTATTAAAGAAGATTTTGACTCTAAAGAAACCGTAGTTTATAGAAGCGGAACTCTAGAAGAAAATTATAAATTTAATTCATCGATCTTTGACATAGGTTTAGATACTATCAGCGTAAAACGTATTTTAAACAATCGCGAAACCAAAGTGTACCAAAACAGTGGCTCTAGTTTAGATTTAGATTTAAGCACAAGTGACAAGTTGTTGCTTTTAGATAAAATGTCTAGCACCGACGAAATTGTTTTTGAGGATATATATAAAGATTTAGCTTCTAGGTTGCCTATACACAAACGTGTAACCAAGGAAGAAATTCAAAAGTTATTGTCTGAAAAACTTAAAGAAGATGGCATTGACATTGATTTTGAATTTGCAATTTACAGTAACGGATTAGCAACCAGAATACGTAGTGATAATTTTGAAAGTTACGATGAATCGGCTTTTAGCGTGTATATGTTTTATAATGAAAATAACCAAAGCTCCTATAAACTTTTGGTGAGTTTTCCAGACGATAAAAAATTTATTTTATCATCAAACATGGGGATGATTTTGTTGTCGGTCATTTTTACGTCCATCATTATCTTAGCTTATGGTAGTGCTTTGCACCAGTTAGTGAAGCAGCGTAAGATATCGGAAATAAAGACAGATTTTATCAATAACATGACGCATGAGTTTAAAACACCCATCGCCACCATAAATTTGGCACTCGACGCTATAAGGAATCCAAAAGTTATTGACGATAAAGAAAAAGTATTGCGTTACTTGACAATGATTAAAGACGAAAACAAACGCATGCATGCCCAGGTTGAAAACGTGTTAAGAATATCTAAGCTAGAGAAAAACGAGTTAAATATAAGTAAGGATAGGTTAAACCTGCACGACTTAATTGAAGATGCTATTACGCATGTAGAACTCATTGTTGAAGATAGGCAAGGTTATATCAAAACATTTTTAGATGCACCGAAGGCGTCTGTTTTAGCAAACGAGAGCCATTTTACAAACGTCATAGTAAATATTTTGGATAATGCTATAAAGTATTCACCAGAAGCACCAAAAATAGAAGTATATACCGAAAATATTGGAAACAATATTTTATTAAAAATAAAAGATCATGGTAGCGGTATGAGTAAAGCAGCTGCCAAACGTGTGTTCGAAAAGTTTTATAGAGAACATACCGGTAATATTCATAATGTTAGAGGTCATGGTTTAGGTTTGGCCTATGTAAAAAGAATTGTAGAAGACCATCAAGGTCATGTATCAGTAGAAAGTGAAAAAGACAAAGGAAGCACATTTATAATAAAGCTTCCAATAATATCATAA
- the coaE gene encoding dephospho-CoA kinase (Dephospho-CoA kinase (CoaE) performs the final step in coenzyme A biosynthesis.): protein MIVVGLTGGIGSGKTTVAKQFMVLGIPVYIADEEAKKLMNTSQVIKRKLIQLFGNEAYVNDRLNKPFIANIIFNDKSYLEKMNAIVHPQVATHFKKWVLKQNAPYVIKEVAILFENDGYKQCDYVITVTAPKNIRIERLLERDATTKDKIEAIMKNQWSDEEKIKLSDYVITNIDLENTKRKVLKIHKEILKSITQT from the coding sequence ATGATAGTAGTAGGTTTAACAGGCGGTATTGGAAGTGGTAAAACTACGGTTGCCAAACAGTTTATGGTGTTGGGGATTCCAGTGTATATAGCAGATGAGGAAGCGAAAAAGCTTATGAATACATCTCAAGTTATTAAGCGTAAGCTCATTCAATTATTTGGTAATGAAGCCTATGTGAATGATAGGTTGAACAAACCTTTTATAGCAAATATTATTTTTAACGATAAAAGCTATTTAGAAAAAATGAATGCTATCGTACACCCACAAGTGGCAACACACTTTAAAAAATGGGTATTAAAGCAAAATGCGCCCTATGTTATAAAAGAAGTTGCTATTTTGTTTGAGAATGATGGTTACAAACAATGCGATTATGTTATTACCGTAACAGCACCTAAGAACATAAGAATAGAAAGATTGTTAGAGCGGGACGCAACTACTAAAGATAAAATAGAAGCCATCATGAAGAATCAATGGTCTGATGAAGAAAAAATAAAACTTTCGGATTATGTTATAACGAACATAGACCTTGAAAACACGAAGAGAAAAGTTCTTAAAATACATAAAGAAATTCTTAAATCCATCACACAAACCTAA
- a CDS encoding CdaR family protein has product MFTKLSKEYTNTIVFNIEKVNVPQEDVIFDDSIALNITLKTHGFKWLAYYFSKPKIKIDFKKDVYKKDSVFIWSKSKAYIENTQFDKQVELLNISPEVLTFRYSVNMVKKVPVTLNSNIKYSPGFDVSKPYVLKPDSVVVVGPKALASQVDFVETEKIELTNVRKNLSETVKLKLPKKNKDLSFSNDKVVLKAIVEKFTEGTVKVPVTIINVPNNINLKYFPKEVNVSYYVSLSHFNSISAKDFKVVCNYRKVVNNQSFLIPELEKFPQTTKNVKIKQQHIEFIIIE; this is encoded by the coding sequence ATGTTTACAAAACTTTCAAAAGAGTATACAAACACCATTGTTTTCAATATTGAAAAAGTAAATGTACCGCAAGAAGATGTTATTTTTGACGATTCAATAGCTTTAAACATTACTTTAAAAACACATGGTTTTAAATGGCTGGCCTATTATTTCTCTAAACCGAAAATTAAAATCGATTTTAAAAAAGATGTTTATAAAAAAGATTCTGTTTTTATTTGGAGTAAATCCAAAGCATATATAGAGAATACCCAGTTTGACAAACAAGTTGAGTTGCTAAACATATCTCCCGAAGTATTAACTTTTAGATATAGTGTTAACATGGTAAAGAAAGTCCCTGTTACATTAAATTCAAATATAAAATACAGTCCAGGGTTTGATGTTTCGAAACCCTATGTTTTAAAGCCAGATTCTGTTGTAGTAGTGGGACCTAAAGCTTTAGCTTCCCAAGTTGATTTTGTGGAAACCGAAAAAATAGAATTAACGAATGTTAGAAAAAATTTGTCGGAAACCGTTAAGTTAAAACTCCCTAAAAAAAATAAAGATTTGTCATTTTCAAACGATAAAGTGGTTTTAAAAGCAATTGTTGAAAAGTTTACCGAAGGTACCGTAAAAGTTCCTGTAACCATTATTAACGTGCCCAATAACATTAATTTAAAATACTTTCCTAAAGAAGTGAATGTATCTTATTACGTAAGTTTAAGTCACTTCAATTCAATTTCGGCTAAAGATTTTAAGGTAGTATGTAATTATAGAAAGGTTGTAAATAACCAATCGTTTTTAATACCGGAATTAGAAAAGTTTCCGCAAACGACTAAAAACGTAAAAATTAAACAGCAACATATAGAATTCATCATAATAGAATGA
- a CDS encoding glycosyltransferase: MQLQFSFIIPVYNRPDEIQELLQSFVGLNTNTTFEVVIVEDGSTIPSKKVVDNFRSKLDISYFFKENSGPGDSRNFGMQQAKGNYFIILDSDCILPKNYLFEVEKSLKQNYVDCFGGPDAAHESFSDLQKAINFSMTSVITTGGIRGNKKSVDRFQPRSFNMGISKEAFLASKGFGLIHPGEDPDLTMRLWNLGYRTKLIPEAFVYHKRRISWNKFYRQVYKFGLVRPILNKWHPSTKKMTYWFPTLFSLGFIIAVFLLVFEVKLFIMLYALYFVLTFLIAFYSTKNVWVSLLSLIAINIQFFGYGYGFLKSTLAVEVFKKNPETHFPNLFFKPS, encoded by the coding sequence ATGCAACTACAATTCTCATTCATAATCCCTGTTTATAATCGTCCCGACGAAATACAAGAGCTTTTGCAAAGTTTTGTAGGCTTGAATACCAATACTACATTTGAGGTTGTTATTGTTGAAGATGGCTCAACGATACCTTCAAAAAAAGTTGTTGATAATTTTAGATCAAAACTTGATATTTCCTATTTTTTTAAGGAAAATTCAGGTCCGGGCGACTCCAGGAATTTTGGGATGCAGCAGGCCAAAGGGAACTATTTTATCATTTTGGATTCCGATTGCATTTTACCCAAAAACTATTTATTTGAAGTAGAAAAAAGCTTAAAACAAAATTATGTGGATTGCTTTGGTGGTCCCGATGCAGCTCATGAATCCTTTTCTGATTTGCAAAAAGCCATTAATTTTTCAATGACATCGGTTATTACCACAGGCGGTATTAGAGGAAACAAAAAAAGCGTTGATAGGTTTCAACCCAGAAGTTTTAATATGGGAATTTCTAAAGAAGCGTTTTTGGCTTCAAAAGGTTTTGGGCTTATTCACCCAGGGGAAGACCCTGATTTAACCATGCGTCTTTGGAACTTAGGTTACAGAACAAAACTCATACCCGAAGCTTTTGTTTACCATAAAAGGCGTATTTCTTGGAATAAGTTTTACAGGCAAGTCTACAAATTTGGTTTGGTACGCCCCATATTGAATAAGTGGCACCCTTCAACAAAAAAAATGACCTATTGGTTCCCAACGTTGTTTAGTTTAGGTTTTATAATAGCTGTGTTTTTACTTGTATTTGAAGTTAAGTTATTCATCATGCTATATGCTTTGTATTTTGTTTTAACATTTTTAATCGCGTTTTATTCAACTAAAAACGTTTGGGTTTCGTTATTATCTTTAATAGCCATTAACATTCAGTTTTTCGGTTATGGATATGGGTTTTTAAAATCAACGTTAGCTGTTGAAGTTTTTAAAAAGAACCCTGAAACACATTTTCCTAATTTGTTTTTTAAACCGTCATGA
- a CDS encoding enoyl-ACP reductase FabI produces the protein MSYNLLKGKRGIIFGALDSNSIAWKTAERVHEEGGTFVLTNAPVAMRMGQINELAEKTGSQIIPADATSIEDLENLVKQSMEILGGKIDFVLHSIGMSINVRKGKHYTDQNYEWTQKGTDVSAMSFHKVMQTLYKQDAMNEWGSIVALSYMAAQRVFPDYNDMADNKAYLESIARSFGYFFGRDKKVRVNTISQSPTPTTAGSGVKGFDGFIAYADKMSPLGNATALDCANYTVTLFSDLTKRVTLQNLYNDGGFSNMGVSDAVMSTFVGE, from the coding sequence ATGTCATACAATTTACTAAAAGGAAAAAGAGGAATCATTTTTGGAGCATTAGACTCAAATTCAATTGCTTGGAAAACTGCAGAACGTGTTCATGAAGAAGGCGGAACGTTTGTTTTAACCAATGCACCCGTAGCCATGCGTATGGGACAAATTAATGAGTTGGCCGAAAAAACAGGCTCTCAAATTATTCCTGCCGATGCCACTTCAATTGAAGACTTAGAAAATTTGGTAAAGCAATCGATGGAAATTTTAGGTGGTAAAATAGATTTTGTATTACATTCTATAGGCATGTCTATAAATGTTAGAAAAGGAAAACATTATACCGATCAAAATTACGAATGGACACAGAAAGGAACCGATGTTTCTGCCATGTCTTTTCATAAAGTGATGCAAACACTTTACAAGCAAGATGCTATGAACGAATGGGGAAGCATTGTAGCATTAAGTTATATGGCGGCGCAACGTGTATTTCCAGATTATAACGATATGGCCGATAATAAAGCCTATTTAGAAAGCATTGCACGTAGTTTTGGGTATTTCTTTGGTCGCGATAAAAAAGTGCGTGTAAACACCATTTCGCAATCGCCAACGCCTACTACCGCAGGTAGTGGTGTGAAAGGTTTTGACGGATTTATTGCTTACGCCGATAAAATGTCGCCACTTGGTAATGCCACGGCTTTAGACTGTGCAAATTATACAGTGACACTATTTAGTGATTTAACAAAACGTGTTACATTACAAAACCTGTACAACGATGGAGGTTTTAGCAACATGGGTGTGAGTGATGCTGTTATGAGTACCTTTGTAGGAGAATAA
- the recN gene encoding DNA repair protein RecN translates to MLTSLSIKNYALIDKLHVEFNDGFSIITGETGAGKSILLGGLSLILGKRADLSSLKNTEEKCVIEAVFNISNYKLQSLFKAEDFDYEAQTIIRREILPSGKSRAFVNDSPVNLNSLQLLGERLIDIHSQHETLQLTSNEFQFQVIDALANNDKTLQTYKQALKVYKKLKKELKELLDFQADAIKEHDYNSFLLNELVEANLVDGELESLEEESETLNNIEGIKERLSEAYHLLNEEQIGILSALTSLKNTFQKLSSYSLKYEDLFNRVNSSLIDMDDVFREVDVLQDNLEADPNRLEVVDSKLRTLHNLMQKHVVTSISELIEIKNQLEEKVAFTENLDESIQKKQLEIENKEAELNTISKDIHNKRTEIIPQLKQQLEVLLASLGMPNAQFKIDVVYGDDFFANGKDDLSFLFSANKGGHFNELKKAASGGELSRIMLAIKSVLSKYIQLPTIMFDEIDTGVSGEISNKMGDIMLQMSKTMQVFSITHLPQIAAKGHSHFKVFKEDINNVTQTNLIQLNHDERVVEIAQMLGGLEMSSSAIAHAKELLN, encoded by the coding sequence ATGTTAACATCACTTTCCATAAAAAATTATGCCCTAATCGATAAACTTCATGTAGAGTTTAACGATGGGTTTTCTATAATTACAGGTGAAACAGGTGCAGGGAAATCGATACTTTTAGGCGGTTTATCATTGATTCTTGGTAAACGTGCCGATTTAAGCAGTTTAAAAAACACAGAGGAAAAATGCGTTATTGAAGCGGTTTTTAATATTTCAAACTATAAACTTCAATCCCTTTTTAAAGCAGAAGATTTTGATTATGAAGCGCAGACTATTATCCGCAGGGAGATATTGCCTTCAGGAAAGTCGAGAGCATTTGTAAACGATTCGCCAGTTAACTTAAATAGTTTGCAGTTGTTGGGTGAACGATTGATTGATATTCATTCACAGCACGAAACGTTACAATTAACAAGTAACGAATTTCAATTTCAGGTTATTGATGCATTAGCTAATAACGATAAAACACTTCAAACGTATAAACAGGCACTAAAGGTCTACAAAAAACTAAAAAAGGAACTTAAAGAGCTTTTGGATTTTCAGGCTGATGCTATTAAGGAACACGATTATAATTCTTTTTTGTTGAATGAATTGGTTGAAGCCAATTTGGTTGATGGCGAATTGGAATCACTTGAAGAAGAAAGTGAAACCTTAAATAATATTGAAGGCATTAAGGAAAGACTTTCTGAAGCGTATCATTTATTAAATGAAGAACAAATAGGCATTTTATCAGCACTAACATCTTTAAAAAATACATTTCAAAAGCTATCAAGTTATTCATTAAAATACGAAGATCTATTTAATAGAGTGAATAGTAGTTTGATAGATATGGACGATGTGTTCAGAGAAGTTGATGTGTTGCAAGACAATTTGGAAGCAGACCCTAATAGGCTGGAAGTCGTCGATTCTAAATTACGAACACTTCATAATTTAATGCAAAAGCATGTAGTGACTAGTATTTCAGAATTAATCGAAATAAAAAATCAATTAGAAGAAAAGGTAGCGTTTACTGAAAATCTAGACGAATCCATACAGAAAAAACAATTGGAAATTGAAAATAAAGAAGCCGAATTAAATACGATTTCAAAAGATATTCATAATAAGCGAACCGAAATCATTCCGCAGCTAAAACAACAATTAGAAGTTCTTTTAGCAAGTTTGGGTATGCCCAATGCGCAGTTTAAAATAGATGTTGTTTATGGTGATGATTTTTTTGCAAATGGAAAAGATGATTTGTCATTCTTGTTTTCTGCAAATAAAGGAGGCCATTTTAACGAACTTAAAAAAGCAGCCTCGGGTGGTGAATTATCGCGTATTATGCTGGCAATAAAATCGGTATTATCAAAATACATTCAATTACCAACTATTATGTTTGATGAAATCGATACCGGTGTTTCGGGTGAAATATCAAATAAAATGGGCGATATTATGCTGCAAATGAGCAAAACCATGCAGGTATTTTCTATAACGCATTTGCCACAAATTGCAGCCAAAGGGCATTCGCATTTTAAAGTATTTAAAGAAGATATAAACAACGTGACACAAACAAATTTGATACAATTAAACCACGACGAGCGTGTTGTTGAAATTGCACAAATGCTTGGAGGTTTGGAAATGTCGTCTTCGGCAATTGCACATGCAAAAGAATTATTGAACTAA
- a CDS encoding type IX secretion system protein PorD yields MRNILIALIFSFGLVGFSQELNCNVVVNAQQTGNENQPIFKTLEKQLKEFINNTKWTNKTFTSQERIDCSMIINIVNYSGESFQASLQVQSSRPVYGSSFTTPIYNYNDKDFNFRYLEFQNLIFSPTQYESNLVSVLAFHVYMILGLDAESFSPNGGDTYFEQAQTIVNYSQQDNFKGWKLADGLQSRFALIDNILSPTFKEYKDVMYTYHRKGLDVMSNNAKEGKEQIAASLKQFQAMNSRRPNSFLLRTFFDAKADEIQQIFSDGPNVNIASVKETLQKVAPMHNSKWQNIKF; encoded by the coding sequence ATGCGTAATATACTCATAGCTTTAATATTCAGTTTCGGACTTGTAGGTTTTTCCCAAGAGTTAAACTGCAATGTGGTAGTAAATGCACAACAAACAGGTAACGAAAATCAGCCCATTTTTAAAACTTTAGAAAAACAACTCAAGGAGTTTATTAATAATACCAAATGGACAAACAAAACCTTTACCTCCCAAGAACGTATTGATTGTAGCATGATTATTAATATTGTAAACTACAGTGGCGAGTCGTTTCAAGCATCTTTACAAGTACAATCGTCTCGACCGGTTTATGGTTCGTCGTTTACAACGCCTATTTATAATTATAACGATAAGGATTTTAATTTCAGGTATTTAGAATTTCAAAATTTGATTTTTAGTCCGACGCAATACGAATCTAATTTAGTTTCTGTTTTGGCATTTCATGTTTATATGATTTTAGGTTTAGATGCCGAATCGTTTTCTCCAAACGGAGGCGACACATACTTTGAGCAAGCCCAAACCATTGTTAATTATTCTCAACAAGATAATTTTAAAGGCTGGAAACTGGCAGATGGGTTACAAAGTAGATTTGCGCTTATAGATAATATTTTGTCGCCAACCTTTAAGGAATATAAAGATGTTATGTACACTTACCATCGTAAAGGTTTAGATGTCATGAGTAACAACGCTAAAGAAGGCAAAGAGCAAATAGCAGCGTCTTTAAAACAATTTCAGGCTATGAATAGTCGTAGACCAAATTCATTTCTGCTCCGTACATTTTTTGACGCCAAGGCAGATGAAATTCAGCAGATTTTTAGCGACGGCCCCAATGTGAACATAGCAAGCGTTAAAGAAACCCTACAAAAAGTAGCGCCTATGCACAATAGCAAATGGCAAAATATTAAGTTTTAG
- the coaBC gene encoding bifunctional phosphopantothenoylcysteine decarboxylase/phosphopantothenate--cysteine ligase CoaBC → MSILSGKNILLGISGGIAAYKTASLVRLFVKLGADVKVVMTPSSKDFITPLTLSTLSKHPVYSSFTNEDEENAIWNSHVDLGLWADLFIIAPATANTLSKMANGVCDNLLIATYLSAKCPVYFAPAMDLDMHKHESTLRSFEVLKSYGNVMIPATSGELASGLVGEGRMAEPEDIVSFIENDILEKLPLKGKKVLITAGPTHEAIDPVRFIGNHSSGKMGFEIAKASANLGAEVILVTGPTQQKVLHSLINVIPVVSAQDMYNAAHEHFKMVDIAILSAAVADYKPKEVAAQKIKKKTSTFTLELEKTKDILASLGDIKTNQYLVGFALETDNELENAKDKLKRKNLNLIVLNSLNDTGAGFKSDTNKVTFIDAEDTVTEFQLKSKADVANDLLNKILEQINA, encoded by the coding sequence ATGTCAATATTAAGCGGCAAGAACATACTATTAGGAATTAGTGGTGGTATTGCCGCTTACAAAACAGCTTCTCTTGTAAGGTTATTTGTGAAATTGGGCGCCGATGTAAAAGTGGTTATGACGCCTTCTTCTAAAGATTTTATTACGCCCTTAACCTTATCAACACTTTCAAAACACCCGGTTTATTCATCTTTTACAAACGAAGACGAGGAGAATGCTATTTGGAATAGCCATGTAGATTTAGGTTTGTGGGCAGATTTGTTCATTATTGCTCCAGCTACAGCAAATACCTTGTCTAAAATGGCAAATGGTGTTTGTGATAACTTACTGATAGCAACTTATTTATCGGCTAAATGTCCTGTGTATTTTGCGCCTGCGATGGATTTAGATATGCACAAACATGAAAGTACATTACGGTCTTTTGAAGTTTTAAAAAGTTATGGTAATGTCATGATTCCTGCAACAAGTGGCGAATTAGCAAGCGGTTTGGTAGGCGAGGGTCGAATGGCTGAACCTGAAGATATTGTTTCGTTTATTGAAAACGATATTCTAGAGAAACTCCCCTTAAAAGGAAAAAAAGTGCTTATTACGGCGGGACCAACACACGAAGCCATCGATCCAGTGCGTTTTATTGGCAATCATTCCAGTGGTAAAATGGGTTTTGAAATCGCTAAAGCTTCAGCAAATCTTGGTGCTGAGGTTATTTTAGTTACGGGCCCAACGCAGCAAAAGGTATTACATAGTCTCATAAATGTTATTCCTGTTGTGAGTGCCCAAGATATGTATAATGCTGCCCACGAACATTTTAAAATGGTAGATATTGCTATACTTTCAGCCGCTGTTGCCGATTATAAACCAAAAGAAGTAGCTGCCCAGAAAATAAAAAAGAAAACATCTACGTTTACTTTAGAATTAGAAAAAACTAAAGATATTTTAGCTTCTTTAGGCGACATTAAAACCAATCAATATCTTGTTGGATTTGCTTTAGAAACCGACAACGAACTCGAAAATGCAAAAGACAAATTAAAAAGAAAGAATTTAAATTTAATTGTTTTAAATTCGTTAAACGATACAGGTGCTGGTTTTAAAAGCGATACTAATAAAGTCACTTTTATCGATGCCGAAGATACTGTAACCGAATTTCAATTAAAGTCGAAAGCAGACGTTGCCAACGATTTATTAAATAAAATTTTAGAACAAATTAATGCGTAA
- a CDS encoding DNA-directed RNA polymerase subunit omega, protein MDLKKTNAPVNTITYDRNQIDEPTDNIYESISIIARRAEQINTEIKKELIDKLEEFATYNDSLEEIFENKEQIEVSKFYEKLPKPHALAVQEWLTDKIYFRNTEEDNQ, encoded by the coding sequence ATGGATTTAAAGAAAACCAATGCACCTGTTAATACCATCACGTACGACAGAAATCAAATTGACGAACCAACAGACAACATCTACGAGTCAATTTCAATCATCGCTAGACGTGCTGAGCAGATTAACACAGAGATTAAAAAAGAACTTATCGATAAGTTAGAGGAATTTGCTACTTATAATGATAGTTTAGAAGAAATCTTTGAAAATAAAGAGCAAATAGAGGTTTCTAAATTTTACGAAAAATTACCAAAACCACATGCTTTAGCTGTTCAAGAATGGTTAACAGACAAAATATATTTTAGAAATACTGAAGAAGATAATCAGTAA